In the genome of Equus przewalskii isolate Varuska chromosome 29, EquPr2, whole genome shotgun sequence, the window gtggagactaaacaacatgctactgaacaaccattataccaatgaagaaatcaaaggagaaatcaaaaaatatctggagacaaatgaaaatgaaaacacaacataccaactcatatgggatgcagcaaaagcagtgctatgAGGGAAATTTATACCAATACatgcctacctcaacaaagaaaaatctcaaataagtaacctcaaactacacctaacagaactagaataagaaaaaaaaagcccaaagttagcagaaggagggaaataataaaattacagcaaaaataaatgaaatagagactaaaaaacaataaaaaggattgatgaaactaagagctggttcgtTGAAAGgttaaacaaaattgacaaacccttagccagactcactaggaaaaaaagagagaaggctcaaataaataaaattaaaaataaaagaggagaaattacaatggatactacagaaatacaaaggattataagagaatactatgaaaaaatatacaccaacaaattggacacctagaagaaatggataaattcttagactcatacaacctcccaaaactgaatcaagaagaaatagagaatctgaatagacaaattacaagtaaagagattaaaacagtaataaaaaaaaaaacccaaaaaacaaaagtccaggaccagacagcttctctggagaattttaccaaacattcaaagaaaattcaatacctacccttctcaagctatcctaaaaaaatgaagaagacagaatgtttCACAACTCATTcaatgaggccaacattaccctgataccaaaaccagacagggacaacaaaaagaaggaaaattacaggctaatatcactgatgaacatagatgcaaaaatcctccacaagatcttggcaaaccaaatacagcaatacattaaaaggatcatacaccatgatcaagtgggatttatagcagggatgcaggcatggttcaacaagaaaacaagaaaaggccATGTTAGACAAAcatcactcatttttaaaaagatgcaaaaaaaaaatcttaaaaaattttaacaaataaaatcaaacaatatataaaaagggtaATATATCATGACCGAGTGGGGTTTATTCTCAGGATGCAAGGTtggcttaacatttgaaaatcaatcaatataattcacaatagaatagaataatGGAATAATGAATAGAATAATGAAGAAAAGCTACATGATCATCAGAATAGATACACAAAGAGCacttgacaagattcagcatacatgataaaaaaaattcagcaaaatagGACTAGAAAGAAACTCCCCTAATCTAGTAAAGGGATCTACAGGACACCACGGCTACGACCACACGACGGTGTAAGATGGAATCCTTTCTACCCAAGATCAGCGTCAAGGGAAGGACGTCTAACCTCACCATTTCTGCTCAACATTGTGCTTAAGGTACCAGCCagtaaaataagaggaaaacaaagaaagaaagaaaaggcattcacACTGTAAAGGAAGAGGTAAACTAGCCTTTACTTGCAGGCAACGCGACTGTGTATTTAGAAAACACTAGGGGACCTACAATAAAGATACTAGAACTAGTTAATGAGTGAATTTAGTAAGGTCACAGTGTTCCAAGTCGATATAAAAAAAGTCAATTTGGCTTTTGGTGGCAGAGTCTGAGGAAGGAACAGCAGGTGCCATGTCCAGTGGTGAAGGTGGCAAGAAGCTGCCCAAGAAGAGGCCAAGGAGATGGACGAGGGAGATAGGGCATTgaagcagaagcaggaggaggagcagaaggagctCTGGGAGCCAAAAgcaggggtggtgggggagggcccCCCGGCCAAAGGTGGAATTAAGAAATCTAGGAAAAAGTAAGCTGTTCCTCGTGCCCGAAGCAATGGGGATCCTTAATTCCATCCCTCTTTAAATATCTGGATTCCCTGccataacatctgttgccacctATAGTTAGAATGAAGTGTTGTCTTGGAGCCTGTTGTACATTTAAGAATaaacttttgcaaaaaaaaaaaaaacaattgtattTATAATTCTTAGCCATGAATagttggaaaatttttttaaattccatttacaatagcatcaaaaaataaaaatacttaggaataaataatACATGCAAGATCTGAACATTGTCAATAACAAAACCTTGCCTAgggaaattaaagacctaaataaatggaaagatataccatgctcggGGGAATGGGAAACTGAATATTATTAAAGTGGCAATTTTCCCCAATGTATTCACAATCAAAATCCTAGTAAGCCTTTTTTTTGacatattgacaaactgattgtAAAATGAGTATATAGAAAGGCAAAGAATGTAGACTAgtcaaacaattttgaaagagaCGAACAAGCTTAAAGGACTTACACAACCTAATTTCAAGACTTAACCATTTAGCTACAGTGATCAAGGCAGTGCGATATGGTGCAAGAACAGACCTACAGATTGACAGAAGAGacaagagtccagaaatatacTCACGcttctatggtcaactgatttttgacaaaggtgcaaagtaATTCATCGGGGAAATagcctttccaacaaatggtgcggGAACAACTAGATATCTGTACAGAAACAAAATGAACcttgacccttacctcacaccatacacaaaaattaactggaaatagACCTAAATGTCAGAGCTAAAAttattaaacttctagaagaaaacataggataaaATCCTCGTGAtattgggttaggcaaagatttctgaaAATGGATCCCCCCAAAAATTAcccataaaaattttttaaatggataaaatggacttcatcaaagtaaaaaaaactTTCGTACATCAAAAGATAgagttaacaaaatgaaaaagcaagccatactgagagaaaatatttgaagaatatgtGTCTGACAAAGTGCTcatatcccaaatatataaagaactcttgaaaatcaataataggaaaaaaaccaatccaataaaaatggacaaaagatttgtaAAGATACTTAATGGAAGAAGATATACGAAAGACCAATAATCACATGGAAAGAggctcaacgtcattagtcatcaggaaaatgcaaattaaaaacagagtGAGATAACTCTACACACCACTAGAACGGCTACAATTAGGATGACTGGCAACATCtagtgtgggtgaggatgtggagcctCTGAAATTCTTAGATTGCCGGTGGAATTGAAAAATGGTACGGCCACTTTGGAAAGTAGTTCGACAGTgtcttataaatttaaacatatactcatcatacaatccagcagttttactactaggtatttacccaagagaaatgaaaacatatgtctacacaaacacctgtatgcaaatgttcatagcagcatcttCCACAATGACCCGACTGAAAACAACACCAATGTCTGTCAGCTGGTGAGAGGATGAACAAAGTGTGGCATGTCaacactatggaatactactcagcaatgacaATTAACGAGGTGTTAAgacatgctacgacatggatgaatcttagaaaCATGGTATGTGAAGAAAGTAGTCAAACACAGAAGAccacatgctgtatgattccatttatgagaCTTTCTAGAAATggcaaaactatagtgacagCGACAGAGAGCAGATCAGCATTTGCTGGGGCTGAGGGTCAGGGCAGGGACTGGTGACAAGGGGCAAGAGTAGGATTTTGGGGCACTGGAAGTGTTCCATACATTGACTATGATAGTGgttacataaatacacacatttgccaaaactcatgaAAATATACACTtaagaatgaattttattttatgaaacttaTACTGGggtaaaaaaagtttttaaaaacatagaaaatggggggctgggctggtggcatagtggctaagttcacatgctccattttggcagcctggggtttgcctcaagcaaaaaggagggattggcaacagatattagctcagggccaatctgcctcaccaaaaaaaaaaaggggggggtggTCAAAGGACCTGAACAAACAATTGTTGGCAATGGAACTACACATAACTTTTAAACATGAGAAACGTGCAACCTCAACAGCAATCAAGGACACGCAAATCAAAACAACCACCAGGAACTCTGCTTTCACCCATCAGATGAGCAAGGATCTAAAACTGGCACGTTAAATACTGGGAAAAGGCAGTCTCGTGAACCTCGCTCATAAGAATAAATTAACACCTTTCTGAAGTGCATTTTAGCAGTACGTAATGTAAACCTTAGAAGTGTTCAAACCCTTTGACTCAAGGGTTAACAAAACATTATGCAGCCATTAGCAATTAATTTCAAAGGTTTTCTTAATGATATAAAACTGCTCCTGATAGAATATACCGTGAGAAAACAGAACATGATTTATACTCATATGGTCTCAACTCCGTTAACTATGTACGgagcatgtgtacacacatacacaaaaacttctggaagaaaatataccaaaatatgaACAGTGGCTATGTCTGGCTATTACAATGAtgggtaatttatttttttctttatggtttcccCTATTTTCCAGTTTGAGCCTGTACAGCTTTTATGGTCAACACAAACAAACACaattttcaaaaaacagaatCAGCACATAATTTTGCTAGAAATCACATGAGTAACCATTATTaaccaaagtcacaaagatagatatagataattatttttactcttaaaaaggccccaggcagggctggcctggtggaatagaggttaagttcacacactccacttcagtggcccaaggtttttgggttcagatcccgggcacagacctacccaccattcatcaagccatgctgaggcagcaccccacatacaaaacagaggaagattggcagagatgttagctcagtgacaatctccctcaccaaaaaaacaaacaaacaaacaaaaaaagccccaGGGGCTCCTTTTATTGCCTCAGGCAGCTATGCTTCTGCATTCTGATGTGGGAGCCCAATATCATTCCCAATCCATCTCTCCCATCCCATGAATCCTGGTAGAGATTTATAGCTGCATGTGACACCAtctgtggggaagggagaagaaacatATCAATTTGTGACACTCTTCCAAAAGACTCCCAAATCCAGTCAACAAATGGGTACTGTCAGAGGAGGCAGCAAGGAGAAACAGGCTGAGAGACTAATCACATGAGCCACAGGGACCAAGAACTAGGGACCAAGAAGGCTCAGCCAGGAGGAGAGTGGTCTGAGCTGGAAGGATGGGCAGACCTGCGACGGGGCGGACGGCAATGATAAAAGACAAAAGGAGGCTGTAACAAGGGCGAGAAATTAACCGCCTCACCGGCTGACTCCTTCTTCTGTTTAGGCCCTAAATGCTAATAACCCCCATCTCACTTCTCTACCCACATGCCCTCCGCTGGCAACCTCCCCCCTTCTTCTGGCTTTAGATGCCATCTATGCCCATCTGCATGCTGTCGATGCTCAGATTTATATTTGTAGCCtggacttctctgagcttccaacAGCATACTCGACATCAATACTTAGATTTCTCACAAGCATCTCGAACTTAACACATCCAGGAGTA includes:
- the LOC139080180 gene encoding translation machinery-associated protein 7-like; its protein translation is MPTPPLKPPEPHWFYSGNLTDTPATGRLMWQEAAQEEAKEMDEGDRALKQKQEEEQKELWEPKAGVVGEGPPAKGGIKKSRKK